CTACCAGCCCCACGTACCCGGTGCCGATCACGGTGATCTTCATGGTCTGCCTCCCGCAATCACCGGCGCGCTTTCCTTCAGGACGCTCTGGAAATAGGCCGCCGTGGCCGCCAGACCCTCTTCGCGCTGGACGCGCGGCTGCCAGAGCAGCACCTTCTGGGCCAGCGAGATGTCGGGCCGGCGCTGGCGCGGGTCGTCGTCGGGAATGGGGGTGAAGACGATCTCGCTGCCGCTGTCGAGCAGGGCGATGATCTCGTGCGCCAGTTCGAGGATCGTCACCTCGTTGGGATTTCCGATGTTCACCGGACCGGTGTAGTCGGTCGCCACCAGGCGCAGCAGACCGTCGACCTGGTCGTCGATGTAGCAAAAGCTGCGCGTCTGGCTGCCGTCGCCCTGCACGGTGAGCGTCTGGCCGGCCAGCGCCTGGACGATGAACGTGCTGACGACGCGCCCGTCGTCGGCGCGCATGCGCGGACCGTACGTGTTGAAGATGCGCGCCAGCCGCGTCGGGATGGCGTATCGGCGGTGGTACGCCATGATCAGCGCCTCGGCGAAACGCTTGCCCTCGTCATAGACGCTGCGCGAGCCGATCGGGTTGACGTGCCCCCAGTACCCCTCCTGCTGGGGGTGCTCCTGCGGGTCGCCGTAGACTTCGCTGGTCGAGGTGTGCAGGAACACCGTCTTCTTCCGCCGCGCCAACTCCAGCATGTTGCGAACCCCGCGGCTGCACACGTCCAGGATCTCCACCCCCAGCGGGCCGAAGTCCACCGGGCTGGCCGGGCACGCCAGGTCGCAGATCAGGTCCAGCGATCCCGGAACGTCCAGCGGCGACGTGATGTCGTGATGGATGAACTCGAACCCGTCATGCTCGCTGAGCCACTCGATGTTCCCGTGGCTGCCGGTGCAGAAGTTGTCCACGCCGATGACGCTATGGCCTTGCTCGAGGTACCGTCTGGCCAGATGACAGCCGATAAACCCCGCCGCCCCGCTGATGAGAACCTTCATGATCTAACCCCCCTTGCTATATAGCCGCTGAGGTCGCCTTCACGCATGCACCGGCGAGGCCGTCGCGGCCGCCCCGCGCAGCAGCTTGTCCAGCACGGCGGCGCGGTGCTGGTAGGTGTGCTGGGCTCGCACGCGCTCCAATGCGGCGTTGCCGATCTGCCGCGCCGCCTCCGGCGTGAGCGATTCGACCCATTGGGCCACTTCCTGTCCGTCGCGGGCAACGAGGATCTCCTTGCCCGGTTCGAAGAAGTGGTCGATGCCTTCCCAGTCGTCGCTGATCAGGCACGCCGCGGCGCCGGCGGCTTCGAAGACCCGCGTCGCCGGCGAGTAGCCGTACGCCGCCATGCTCTGACGGCTGATGTTGAGCACGGCGGTGGCCGAGCAGTTGACGGCATTGTGATCGCGCGTGTACACGTGGGCGAGGCGTCGGACGTTGGTCGGCATGGGCTTGTCGTGCCATCCGCTGCCGCCGATCAGGAACGTGCGCTGCGGGAGCATCGCCGCGGGGCGCAGGAAGAACTCCTCCACCCGCGCCTCGCGGTCGGGAAGGCGGTTGCCGATGAAGCTCAGATCGGCGGCGTACTGCTGCTGCCGCTGCGTCGGGTGGTGCGTCTGCAGGTCGACGCCGTTGTAGATCGCCGCGCAGCGCCGGGCGCCCCAGCGCCGGTACGCCCGCGCGACCGGTTCGCCCCCGCCGTAGGTCAGGATCAGATCATAGCGCCCGATCAACGTGGCGAACGGATCGTCCCCGTCGGCTTCGAGGCGGTCGAGCGTCGCCGGGGCGTCGACGTCCCAGAAGATCTTCATCGCCGTGGTGCGCAGGTCCGGCACGGCCGCCTCGAGCAGGTCGTCGAACGCGCCCACGCCGCTGGCCTTAATGATCACGTCGGCGCTGCGCGCCTCGTCCAGGCAGCGCCGCACTGCCGATTCGTCGACGGATGAATACACCACCACGCGCGCCCATGAAGGGTCGGGGATGTCGCGGTGCTGCTGGCGGTCCAGCGCATCCGATTCGTAAAACGTCGTGCGGTGGCCGTACTGGTTCAGGGCCTTGATGATCCCGCGGTAGTACGTGGCGGCCCCGTTCCAGTAGGCCGAAACCAGGCTCGATCCGAACATTGCAGTGCCCAGCGACTTCATGATGCCACCTCGGCCAGTCCGCAGCCGGCGGTGCGACCGGCGCTGTCCTTGAGACTGTTGTAGATGTCGAGCAGTTCGTCCACGCGGTGGGCGCAGGTGTGACGCGCGAGGATGGTCGCGCGGCCGTGGGCGGCCAGGGCGGCGGCCAGAGCCTTGTCTGACAGCAGCAGGCGCATCGCCCGCGTCATCTCCCGCCCGTCGGCGACGCCGAGATAATCCTCCCTGCCGTGAAAGAGATTTTCGGTGTCGCGCCACGGGGCGCAGATCAGCGGCAGGCCGCACGCCAGGGCCTCGAAGACGCGGATGGTCGGGATGCCCGGCAGGGCGGCGGCGTACGGGCGGCGGGGGATGTGTACCGTCATGCGGTAACGTGCCATCACGCGCGGGGCCTCGAAGTTGGGCAGGTACCCGCCATACTGGATCCCCGCCCGCTCCAGCGCCGCCAGCGCCTGCGAAGGGTACCGCACGCCGTAGACCTTCGCCCGCAGACCCAGCGACTGCACCGGACCGAGCAGAAACTCCATCAACTCGGCCGTGCGCTCGTCGTCGCCCCAGTTGCCGATCCAGACCAGGTCGCCCAGCAGGCGCGGCGGTTGCCGCGGCGGGTGGAACAGTCTCACGTCGGCGGCTTCATGCCAGACCCACGCGCGGTCGGTCCAGCGGCGGCGCAGGTACAGGTCGCGGATGACGCGCCCGAACGCCAGCACGCCGTCGTAGTTGGACAGGTCCAGTTGCGCCAGGGCGTCGCGGTCGGAGGCGGCGCGGTGGTGCGTGTCGTGAAACAGCAGGCGAAAGTTCCCGCCGCGGCGAAGACGCCCCAGGGCGGCTATCAGTTCCGGATCGTTCCACTCATGCACGATGACCAGGTCGGCCCCGTCGACCAGCGCGGCGGCGCGCCGCACGACGTTGCCGCGGCGATAGCGCGTGCTCTTGAGCGTCGGATAGGCGGCGCGCATGGCCGCCACGGCCGCCGGACCGGCGTCAGCGAGCAGGTTCGCCAGGCTCCAGTTATCCGCCGGCTCGCAGACGCGCACGCGGTGTCCGCGCGAGATCAGCTCGGCCGCAACGCCTCTGAGAAAATGCGCGTTGCCGTGATTCCAGTCCGACAGCAGTGAATGATAAAACATCACAATACGCATGAGTGCTCCTGGTGGCTGGGGACGCAGACCAGGCGCCCCTGCAGCAGGCGGCGGTACAACGCCAGGTACGACAGCGCCATGCGGACGGCCGTGAATCGCCGCGCCCTCGCCCGCGCCAGGCGCGACAGCGTCACGCGCAGCGGCTCTTCTCCCAGAACGCGGTCGATGGCATAGGCCAGGGCAGTGTCGTCGGCCGGCGGCACGAAAATGGCCGATTGCCCCCAGACCTCGCGCAGCGAGCGGATGTCGCCCAGGATCAGCGCACAGCCGCGCATCGCCGCCTCCAGGGCCGTCAGACCGAACGGCTCGTACCGGGCGGGCAAGACATAGACCGCCGCGCGGGCCATCCACGACAGCAGGTCGGTTCGATCGAGTGGCCCCAGGCACCGCACGCCGTCGACGCGCCCGTCGCGCGTGGCGGCGGGGTGATCGACCGCTCCGGCCAGGTACACCGGCCAGGTCAGCATGCTGGCGGCCTTGGCCAGGGCGGCGGCGTTCTTGGCTTCGTCCCACAATCGCCCGGCCGAAAGGGCCAGCAGTTCCTTGCCGGCGTCGCCGGCGACCGCGCCATCGGCGGCCAGACCGTTATAGATGACCCTGGCCGGCGGCAGGGGCCCGTAGTGGCGGCGGAGCTGCGAGAGCATCGTCAGCGTGGGGGCTACCAGCACGTCGGCGGCTTGCACGCCCTGTCGCACTTTTTCGGCGTAGTCGCGCCAGCGGGCAGGGGCGGGTTGACCTTTGACCGCCTGCCACCACGACAGCACGCACGAGTGCCCGACGACGACGACGGGCCTCTGCCAGGGCAGCGAGGTGTTGCAGTAGTGGTTGAGGTGTACCACGTCCGGGGCGGTCTGGGCTGCGACGCCCAGCAGCCACTGCCCGCAGCGCTCGACGTCGTCCCACGGGTCGTCCATCCACTCGAGCTTGAACTGCCTGCATCGCAGTCGCACGCCCTTGATCGCCGCGGCGGATTCCTGCGCGGCGGTGGGGGGCGGGCCCATCGCGGCCAGCACCACCTCGTGCCCGCGAGCGGCGAACTGAGCGGACAGTTCGATACTGTAGGTCCAGACGCCGCCGACGGTGTCGGTGCTCATCAGGATTCGCATCGGGTCCTCCTCACTGATCCTTCATCATCACCAGCGCCTTGACGAATCCGTCACTGTGCTGGGCCGCCAGCGACAACGCCTCGCCCAGGCTCGACAGCGGAAACACGTGCGTCAGCAGGGGCGTCACGTCCAGCTTGCCCTGCTGCAGCAGGGCCACCGCCTTGCGGATGCCGGCGACTGAAACCTCCACCTGACGCTCATGGGCGTTGATGACGTCCAACCCGCGCCAGTTCCATAACTGCATGTTCACCTGCCGCGGACCG
This Planctomycetaceae bacterium DNA region includes the following protein-coding sequences:
- a CDS encoding UDP-glucuronic acid decarboxylase family protein; amino-acid sequence: MKVLISGAAGFIGCHLARRYLEQGHSVIGVDNFCTGSHGNIEWLSEHDGFEFIHHDITSPLDVPGSLDLICDLACPASPVDFGPLGVEILDVCSRGVRNMLELARRKKTVFLHTSTSEVYGDPQEHPQQEGYWGHVNPIGSRSVYDEGKRFAEALIMAYHRRYAIPTRLARIFNTYGPRMRADDGRVVSTFIVQALAGQTLTVQGDGSQTRSFCYIDDQVDGLLRLVATDYTGPVNIGNPNEVTILELAHEIIALLDSGSEIVFTPIPDDDPRQRRPDISLAQKVLLWQPRVQREEGLAATAAYFQSVLKESAPVIAGGRP
- a CDS encoding glycosyltransferase, which codes for MKSLGTAMFGSSLVSAYWNGAATYYRGIIKALNQYGHRTTFYESDALDRQQHRDIPDPSWARVVVYSSVDESAVRRCLDEARSADVIIKASGVGAFDDLLEAAVPDLRTTAMKIFWDVDAPATLDRLEADGDDPFATLIGRYDLILTYGGGEPVARAYRRWGARRCAAIYNGVDLQTHHPTQRQQQYAADLSFIGNRLPDREARVEEFFLRPAAMLPQRTFLIGGSGWHDKPMPTNVRRLAHVYTRDHNAVNCSATAVLNISRQSMAAYGYSPATRVFEAAGAAACLISDDWEGIDHFFEPGKEILVARDGQEVAQWVESLTPEAARQIGNAALERVRAQHTYQHRAAVLDKLLRGAAATASPVHA
- a CDS encoding glycosyltransferase; protein product: MRIVMFYHSLLSDWNHGNAHFLRGVAAELISRGHRVRVCEPADNWSLANLLADAGPAAVAAMRAAYPTLKSTRYRRGNVVRRAAALVDGADLVIVHEWNDPELIAALGRLRRGGNFRLLFHDTHHRAASDRDALAQLDLSNYDGVLAFGRVIRDLYLRRRWTDRAWVWHEAADVRLFHPPRQPPRLLGDLVWIGNWGDDERTAELMEFLLGPVQSLGLRAKVYGVRYPSQALAALERAGIQYGGYLPNFEAPRVMARYRMTVHIPRRPYAAALPGIPTIRVFEALACGLPLICAPWRDTENLFHGREDYLGVADGREMTRAMRLLLSDKALAAALAAHGRATILARHTCAHRVDELLDIYNSLKDSAGRTAGCGLAEVAS
- a CDS encoding glycosyltransferase family 4 protein; its protein translation is MRILMSTDTVGGVWTYSIELSAQFAARGHEVVLAAMGPPPTAAQESAAAIKGVRLRCRQFKLEWMDDPWDDVERCGQWLLGVAAQTAPDVVHLNHYCNTSLPWQRPVVVVGHSCVLSWWQAVKGQPAPARWRDYAEKVRQGVQAADVLVAPTLTMLSQLRRHYGPLPPARVIYNGLAADGAVAGDAGKELLALSAGRLWDEAKNAAALAKAASMLTWPVYLAGAVDHPAATRDGRVDGVRCLGPLDRTDLLSWMARAAVYVLPARYEPFGLTALEAAMRGCALILGDIRSLREVWGQSAIFVPPADDTALAYAIDRVLGEEPLRVTLSRLARARARRFTAVRMALSYLALYRRLLQGRLVCVPSHQEHSCVL